The Ignavibacteriales bacterium genome includes a region encoding these proteins:
- a CDS encoding NlpC/P60 family protein, whose translation MRHATSGKPRCKPGLSLFRRVQHTKTLAVVITAPFLFASVLAIGGCGGTSPRFKSGETKRAESAGKTEPARSGKDSVQARDEDVETASDAAENVLAGKRSFRTEKNSAISNLDQAKVMREISKLMGVSYKLGGMDEDGIDCSAYTMTVYKKSIGKLLPRSSAEQFKTGIPVTNDDLKFGDLVFFNTTGETASHVGIYLGDDLFAHASVSLGVTISSLESYYFKQRYEGARRVVE comes from the coding sequence ATGAGACATGCAACCAGTGGAAAGCCTCGGTGTAAGCCGGGGCTTTCGCTGTTCCGGAGGGTCCAACACACGAAAACTCTGGCCGTCGTGATCACTGCTCCCTTTCTTTTCGCCTCGGTTCTGGCAATCGGTGGCTGTGGTGGGACGTCCCCCCGGTTCAAGAGCGGGGAAACAAAGAGAGCGGAGTCTGCCGGGAAGACAGAACCAGCACGTTCCGGCAAAGACTCGGTTCAGGCACGAGATGAGGACGTCGAGACTGCTTCCGACGCAGCTGAAAACGTGTTGGCGGGAAAGCGGAGTTTCCGGACAGAGAAGAATTCGGCGATCTCGAATCTCGATCAGGCGAAGGTGATGCGCGAGATATCGAAACTGATGGGAGTGTCGTACAAACTCGGCGGAATGGATGAAGATGGAATCGATTGTTCCGCCTATACGATGACGGTCTACAAGAAATCGATCGGGAAGCTGCTGCCTCGAAGCAGTGCTGAGCAGTTCAAGACTGGAATTCCGGTGACCAACGACGATCTGAAGTTCGGCGATCTCGTATTCTTCAATACGACCGGCGAGACAGCCTCGCACGTTGGGATCTATCTCGGTGATGATCTCTTTGCTCATGCAAGCGTCTCGCTGGGCGTAACGATTTCGTCACTTGAAAGCTACTATTTCAAACAACGATACGAGGGAGCGCGTCGGGTTGTGGAGTAG
- a CDS encoding sigma-70 family RNA polymerase sigma factor, producing the protein MVKISKQYTNRESQSLDKYLQEIGKVDLLTPQEEIDLARRIKKGDQKALEKLTKANLRFVVSVAKQYQNQGLSLGDLINEGNLGLIKAAKRFDETRGFKFISYAVWWIRQSILQALAEQSRIVRLPLNRVGALNKIGKAFSTLEQEFEREPSASELAEELDMSLFEVSDTLKISGRHLSMDAPFAQGEDNRLLDVIQDQRQPSPDHQLMEESLKVEVRRALNTLSEREAQVIRLYFGLDQEHSLTLEEIGEKFNLTRERVRQIKEKAIRRLRHASRSKALRAYLG; encoded by the coding sequence ATGGTAAAAATCAGTAAACAATACACGAATCGGGAAAGCCAGTCTCTCGACAAGTACCTTCAGGAGATCGGCAAGGTCGACCTGCTCACACCGCAGGAGGAAATCGATCTTGCCCGACGCATCAAGAAGGGGGACCAGAAGGCGCTTGAGAAACTGACGAAGGCCAACCTCCGCTTCGTCGTCAGCGTCGCAAAGCAGTATCAGAACCAGGGACTGTCCCTCGGCGACCTGATCAACGAGGGGAATCTCGGGCTGATAAAAGCTGCCAAACGGTTCGATGAGACGCGTGGATTCAAGTTCATCTCGTATGCCGTGTGGTGGATTCGCCAATCGATTTTGCAAGCCCTGGCTGAGCAGTCCCGTATCGTGCGTCTGCCGCTGAACCGCGTCGGTGCGCTGAACAAGATTGGCAAAGCATTCAGCACGCTTGAACAGGAATTCGAGCGTGAACCGAGCGCCAGCGAGCTTGCGGAAGAGCTGGACATGTCGCTCTTCGAAGTCTCCGACACGCTGAAGATTTCCGGGCGCCACCTTTCGATGGATGCACCGTTTGCACAGGGAGAGGATAACCGGCTCCTGGATGTTATCCAGGATCAGCGCCAGCCATCTCCTGATCACCAGTTGATGGAAGAATCCCTGAAGGTTGAAGTGCGACGTGCCTTGAACACGCTGAGCGAGCGGGAAGCACAGGTCATCAGGTTATATTTTGGGCTCGATCAGGAGCACTCGCTGACTCTTGAAGAGATCGGCGAGAAGTTCAATCTCACGCGGGAACGCGTTCGACAAATCAAAGAGAAAGCGATCCGGCGTTTGCGGCATGCCTCCCGGAGCAAAGCTCTGAGGGCTTACCTGGGATAA
- a CDS encoding phosphopentomutase: protein MKPGKVVFMVLDSVGVGALPDARAYGDEGTNTVGNTARAIGGLKLPNLQKLGLGNIVDAQGVPPVKNAESCFGKMAERSAGKDSTTGHWELAGVITEKAFPLYPGGFPADVLRSFMDVAGCSGVLGNKPASGTDILVELGDEHVRTRNPIVYTSGDSVFQIAAHEGVIPLERLYEICTRTRHEVMTGIHAVGRVIARPFVGSSGAYVRTTNRRDFALNPPAPMLLDLLHDEGIETIGVGKIDDLFCGRGLKQKIHTTSNAEGLRRTVEAAAALRHGFVMTNLVDFDMLYGHRQDPKGMGAALEQFDRGLPSLLDAMHEGDLLIMTADHGNDPTDQSTDHSREYVPLLSFVKGGKQNVDLGIRQTFADAAKTVAEYFSLKKSSLLAGNSFLQSMV, encoded by the coding sequence TTGAAGCCAGGGAAAGTTGTCTTCATGGTCCTCGATAGCGTTGGTGTCGGCGCACTGCCCGATGCTCGTGCGTACGGAGACGAGGGAACGAATACGGTTGGGAATACGGCGAGAGCAATCGGAGGTCTGAAGCTCCCGAACCTGCAGAAACTCGGGCTCGGAAATATCGTCGATGCGCAGGGTGTGCCGCCAGTCAAAAATGCAGAGAGCTGTTTCGGAAAAATGGCCGAGCGTTCGGCCGGAAAAGACAGCACGACTGGTCATTGGGAACTTGCGGGTGTCATAACAGAAAAGGCGTTTCCGTTGTATCCGGGAGGATTCCCTGCTGATGTCCTCCGGAGTTTTATGGACGTTGCAGGTTGCAGCGGAGTCCTGGGTAACAAGCCTGCGTCAGGCACCGATATCCTTGTGGAACTCGGTGATGAACACGTTCGCACGAGGAACCCGATCGTCTATACTTCCGGCGATTCAGTATTCCAGATCGCCGCTCACGAAGGGGTGATCCCGCTTGAACGGCTCTATGAGATTTGTACGCGAACTCGTCATGAAGTGATGACGGGGATTCACGCTGTCGGACGAGTCATCGCCCGGCCATTTGTGGGTTCAAGCGGTGCATATGTCCGCACCACAAACCGAAGGGATTTTGCTCTCAATCCTCCGGCGCCCATGCTTTTGGATCTTCTGCACGATGAAGGGATCGAGACGATCGGCGTCGGGAAAATCGATGATCTGTTCTGTGGACGCGGACTGAAGCAGAAGATCCATACGACCTCGAACGCGGAAGGTCTTCGCAGGACGGTCGAGGCCGCAGCAGCATTGCGGCATGGGTTTGTTATGACAAACCTGGTCGATTTCGACATGCTGTACGGACATCGTCAGGACCCGAAAGGGATGGGGGCGGCCCTGGAGCAATTCGACCGAGGACTTCCCTCGCTGCTCGATGCGATGCATGAGGGGGATTTGCTTATCATGACGGCCGATCATGGCAATGATCCGACGGATCAGAGCACGGACCATTCGAGGGAATACGTGCCGCTGCTGAGCTTTGTGAAGGGCGGGAAGCAAAACGTGGACCTGGGAATTCGCCAGACGTTCGCGGATGCTGCAAAAACGGTTGCAGAGTACTTCTCCTTGAAGAAATCATCATTGCTTGCAGGGAACAGTTTTCTTCAATCGATGGTCTAA